Part of the Ammospiza nelsoni isolate bAmmNel1 chromosome 6, bAmmNel1.pri, whole genome shotgun sequence genome is shown below.
CTGGtacaaataaaccaaataagAAGATGAGGTGTTAATTTTCACACCAGTAACCTTGCAAGCCTGTGAAATGGGAGTGAGTTTCTAGTAATCCTCAGGTGCATATTTGGGGAATTCTATTTGTAAGCTGAAATTTACCATTGAATTCCCTTTTAGTGGGAAGGGTTAAAACTCGCTAGAGATTCCAGTCAGTTCCTCTTCTACCTTAGCAAAGTTTATTGGAAATTTCTGACTTCTTCTTGGCTCCGAAACCATCTTTATGATTTCCTCACCCATCTTTCCTGCATGTGTGCTGCAGGGGTAGCCCCAAGTGCAGGCACCAGGAGGATGAACGAGCgcagggagatgctgcagcgctacaaggaggagaaggagcttCGCaaactgcaggagcagagggagagagcCAAGAAAGGGGTGTTCAAGGTTGGGCTCTACAGACCAGCTGCACCTGGGTTCCTTGCTGCTGAGGAACCTGCAGTGGCAAAGCCAAGAGAGAAGGTaacaatgagaaaatatttcatatctCAATGAATTGCTTCTGTGTACGCCATTTAAATTGATGTTTTTGTACAAGATGTGTGTGTTATTTCAAATAAACTGCTTATTTTGCAAATGCTTTATTAATGTTATGATCGGGGAGTAATATGGCTCGTTCTCTTTTCTAAACAAAGCTGGAAATAGTACTAATGATATgtggatttttgtgtttgtgattATGTTCAGTTCAAAAATTGGAATGATTCATCCACAAATGAAAGAGCTGTGTTATTTTGGAACCAGTAACTTGTTCATATTTAGTCAAAGCTTTCACACTTGATGCATTTTGCACAGACATGTTGTTTTTCACATTTATGCTTCTTGCTCAGTCTCAgtgacaaagggaaaaaggagttAATAAACTCTCATTTCCTTGGGGATGTtttcaggcagctcctgctttctCTGGAAGGATTACTCGGTCAAAAGCCAAGCTCCAAGAAGGGAAAACCATGATACCAACTGCACCTAAGTCCTCTACGGTTTGTTTTTTATGTATCTATAACTTCAGTGAATAAATTTAGAGAAAGGGATGAAATTTCAGACTCAGGGTAGTATCTTTACAAGTTTGATTAGATCAGTACAAGCAGAAAAGAGCACAGGTTTTCTGGATCTGTTTGTCAGTCAGGTTTTTCAAGATATTTAAACTGttgcttaaatatttttgttcactCTTTTTCTGACAGTTTATTAACTAGTTGGATAATGCACAATAACATATCCCTAAACCAATCTATTTTAAGTTATCCTTAATGTCTCTCTACTTTTTAAAGCCCCCTGTGCCAAATTATTTgacttttttcttcactataaTCTAGGGTAGATAGATGAGGAAAGAAATTGGGCTGCTGATTTTCTGGAAATCTGATATTCACAAAAAAACTTGGTGTTTTTCTCCTAGGTCAGTGCCCATGGGCAGAGTGTACACTCTACACAGGCAGGACATAAACAGATGAGTGCAGCCAAAGTGgctgaaaaggagaaaggtaTGGAAATACAGCTGAACCTGAAAGTTGGGTATTTTTGGGGAGAAAGACCCACAGCACATTTTTGGgtgtaggaaggaaggaggaggttTTAAGATGGCCATTTCTaccaagggcagcagctggtgaaTTATCAAGTGTGTGGCTCCAGGGCTCACAGGAGCTTGTTGCCTCCATAGGCTGGGGAAATGGAATGCAGGGCTCTGACAGTCCTGGTTACTGATTATTGCCcctgggagagggaaaagaaacaggTCAGTAGGCAAATTGCACAACTGCCAGATGtctcagctcctggagctgacAGAGGTTTGCCTCAGGAAGAATATCACAGGTAGTGTCTCATTCTGTGCCACAATTACAGGTATTTCTTAAGAAAACagcagttaaaaataaacaacctgTGCCACCTTTAAGAGATTTGAATGCCTTGGATCAGAAACTCTTCTTCATAGCTCAGTGAGATCCTTAAGTGGATACAACCAAGTCATGTGGAATGTTGATGTTAATGCAAGATATTCAGTAATTCAGAGTGAAATGACTTTCACATCATTAATCTAATCAAGTCAGCAAGCTGCAGACCTTTAATTTCAGTAGTGCCCTTGGTGAATACTGAAAAGATGTATTATTAGTATTTGATACAACAGTTAAAATGTTTAATTCTTGCAAAATGGTCATCCATTgattatttctttctaaaattgattatttcttttgtaCTGAATCAAGAATATGCATTATATGTACTTAAacttccctgcccatggcagggaggttggaatgaggtgatccttaaggtcccttccaacccaaaccattctgtgattctttgaaaCACCAATATAAAAATGTTTGGGAAGTGAATGTTTGATAAATCcaatgtttatttatttacccAGTGATTTTTTTGGCCCAACTTTTCATTCTAGCTTGTATAGAATCACAGCTTGACAATAAAGACAGGAATAGCATGAACAGTTACCAAGTGGGGATTTCAGACAGGCAGGGAATGGAATAAAGAGCTCCCATGAAATTTGTCTGTGCAGGAAAGTGCTGTCATTTTAAAAGCCTGTTAGAAACAGTGCTAAAATACAAAGATgaaaatgatgatgatgatgggtGATACAGTGCATGAACTTGTcatgttttataaaatatttcagagcaaATTAGTCTTAAGAGTACTTTGTTAGATTGCATTAAATTCTAACCTTGGAAATCTTTCATATAATGGCCAGGGCATCACTTTGTTACACCAATGGTTTGCTTTAGCTTCCAGCTGTGCCAATAACCATGGCAAAGATATTGATCTAAAAAACTTCATCTGTAAAACAGGGAGGGCCTTGACTCTGCTTGCAGGGAGCAGTGGGGAGCATTCCTTATTAATGTTATGATAAAGGAGTTTGTGCATGGCATCAAACACACagatggagctgtgcaggaaaagcACCTCCAGTCAGGATCCCTCAGTGCCTTGCCTGCATGCcagggcctggctgtgccctgaactgacccagccctgctcattCTGACAAACCCATGCAACTGATAACTGCTGGTGCATTCCTGATTGCTATAAAATGGAAACTTTGTTATTACTTGAGTGCAGCTCCTCATTAAACTTGGAATCTCTGGGTTAATCTCTCTTGCAGTGTTgcagcctgcagcccagccagccccaagTGTGAGAGtcaccagagcagctgctgctgcagccaggcaggtgcTGAAAccaactgctgctgctgctggtaagtgaggcagagctgtgaagCTCAGCTGTACCTTAGACTGCATTTAAATCTTGCCAAATTATCATCTAAGAAAAGGCCTGAGTGCTGCATCACCCAGACTCTTGTCTGGAGCTCTACATCAACATGTTGAAACCAACACTTCCCACAAAGCCCATCAGTGTGGAGCATCCATGTCCACATGGTAATTACAGACTCAGAGAACAAAGCCAGCACTGGTACAGATTGGCACTTTGGCTGTTTATGGccataaaattattaaatgtgtgagcaggagcatctctggaAGAGATGAGAGCCTTTGTTCTTCAGGTGAGGAATTTCTCTCTGTCTGGGTTTGCCTGTTTACTGGAATTCAGTTCACCAACAGAATTCCTAAGCcatattgaaattaaaaatctaAATTCAAATTGGCTTGACACTCTCTCTCCAACCTTTTAAGAAATAAGgtgacttttatttttactatatGGCAAGATGTAAAGATTGATGGCTTAatgagtttgttttctttgtgataCATCTGTTACTACACTGTTAAATCCTAGgccaggcttttttttttgaatgaaCTTTTGCAATGCTATTTCTTCCCTGTAGCCACCTCCCACCCAAGAAATAAAGCAGTCTATCCCTATCTTTAGCAACTGGATTTTTATGGCAGTGTTTTGGTGAAAGATTACATGAATCAGCTGCCTTTTTGACCTCTGGGAGTGTCTGTTTTTGTAGGTAACCAGTCACAGAGAAAGGCAGCAAACACAacaggaaagcagaagaaagcagTAAAACCTGAACCCATAAAGGTAGGTCATGTAATAGTTGAAATGGAAAAGCAGTAAAACTCATTTAAGAGCCAATAACTGTGTCATTGTAGCTGAAGTGCTCAAACATAAAAGCAGTAATTTCAGTAATAAGCTCGAATTTGGGAAGGACTTGTATGTATTTATAAtgccatattttaaaatttaagatCAAATTTAGTGCTcatgtagaatcacagaatgctgtGACTTACaagagacccacaaggatcatcccaatccaactcctggccccTCACAGGACAACCCCAAGAACCCCACCATGGATATGGACATGGCTGATGAATTATCTGATTACTAATCAGGATCTGGACAATGATTTAAAATAGACAAGAAGTTCTTGCATGACATATCTGATGTTTTAACTagtcaaaaaaataaaattgctttgcTGGTTTGATCAAGCAGCTGTAAATTTTTGAAGTGTATTCTGAATGGATCCTTTTCCTGCTCAGGTAACAGTATGAGACTCTAGAAGCTgagaaataaacacattttaaaatttagggTTTTAATAAAAACCTAAATTTTAGGTTTTGAACCACCAAAAAATAAGGCTGGAAATGCTGTTCTCTGCAAAGGAGAGCACTATTCTCTGCATGATTTACAGCTCAAGGCAATCATTGTGGCTCTTGGTGTCATCACTTCCAGAATTTTTTATGCATTTCTGTGCAACAGCTATCcctgattttttcctccttttgctcCACTCTTCCCTCTCACACCTCCCATCTCCACCTTGTTCCTGTAActgagctgtgctctggagTGTTTGAGATTGTGCAACCACACCCAAACAGGAGGTGAGAGCACTTTTCTCTGCCTTGGACAAGCACCTCTTCACAGGCAGGAGTCCCTGCCAGTTGCTAACCACAGGCAGCTCATTGGAAATGTTGGCTAAAAGCAAAATTCAAGGTTTATATTCCTAGCAGAGGTGACTGAAGTACAACAAGACTTTCAGTGGGTTGAAGATGCATATTTTCTTGAGAAACACCCAAAGTTTTTCTGGCTGGCTTGAGCTAACAATCTCAATTGGGTAGCTCAGAAATGTGTTCTGTGTGACCATCTGGTCACTCATCTCATAAGAATGTGAattattgtttaatttttttctcctcttttaatGACATTCTGTGGTGCTAACTGCACTTGGGTTGCATTCCTCAGCTATCAGCCTATTCCAGTTTGCATTCAGTCTTTGGATTGGAGTATGTGCATAAACTATGGTTATTCAACAGTGCCAGTTGGGTTTGGAGCCAGTAATTCTGCTCTTGAGGGTTTTATCACcttaaagcttttatttctagCAGAGGGAGCAAGCATTTGTcaattttaattattgttttggTTGGTAAGGTGTTCTGCTTTAGCCCCTGGAGTGGATTGCTGCATTCTTTGCAGTGAAGTGTTACTTCTGTCTCTAGAATTATTTGCAGGTGTCAGAAAATGATTGGACTTGTTGGTAACTCATCACTTGTGTCCAGGTGTGCTGGTTTAGGAGCTGATTTACCTTAAGCTGTTCCCTTCCTGGTGGCTGTCAGACACTCCTGTTATAATTCAGCCCATGCCTATTGCAAACACATGATTTGATGATTTGTCTATCTATGCTGTTACAGATAATTTCTTCTGAACATGAAGTGGAGACAAATGCTGGAGTGGAACCAGAGCTGAAAAGTTCTGTTGCTGATTCCAAGCACTCAATGCCAGTAGAACTTCAGCAAGAACAAACCTCAGTGGAAAACACCAATTTTTCTCCAAGGAGACCCAGAACACGCTCCTTTGCTCCTCAAAACTTTGTGTTTCAGCCTCTGAGTGGATTGGCAACCTACACTGTGACACCCATGTCTCCTTCAAGGGCAAATGCTTTTTTGACACCCAGCGCTGTCTGGAATTTTTCAAAATCTCCCATGTAAGTCTTCCTTCTAATGGGGCCTAAAATGCAAGTGAACCTCTGTGGGGATACCAAAAATcatttttctgtagaaaaagaTTCACTCTTTAACAAAGTGTTGTGGTGTTGTAACACCTGATCTTTATGGTTTCTATCATTGTTTAAATATGGACTTAACACAACAGCAGAAATGGGTGAATTTATATGGATATAATAATGGATATGGATATAATCAATATAATATAACAGATAGGGATATAATCCATTATTCTGTCCATGCTTGAGTAGCAGCTGTCAAAGACTCTGCCCTGTATCCATCTgcactgatttatttatttatttagtgttCTGTGGAGGTTTGCCTTCTAAACTCTGCATTTCTGTGAAATTCGCCCATATTTGATGTCACTTTCTCACTGTGTCTTAACTAAATGTACTTTTGTTTCcagcaaaatatttgaaaaatccAGTGAAACTAAAGCACAAAAGTCTAATTTAAAAAGTCAGCCTTCACCTTCTGTTAAAGGCATTCAAGAACAGCAAATGAGCACAAGTTTGGAAGGAGGAGGTAGGAAGTTCACATTTAGTTTATGCTGATGCTTTTAATTATCACCAGATTGTGAACAAATTCCTTTCATACTTTTCAGCAGGTGAATCAGAGGAGAGAACTTCCACTCAGAGATCAAACAGCACAACTCCTGTCTCAACAGCACTTGCAGTGAAGTCAGATGATACAAGAGAGCAGGAGCATGATGTGCCCTATTTCAGGTTTGGCTTCACTTGTTTCACTTCCCTGATGTCCATTTGAAAATTCTTAATAAGAAAAATGAGACTTCTTCTAAAGATCAGCTTAATTTAATGCTGATTGGTGTCTGTCAGCTCTTACCCGAGTAGGCAGATATTCCTGCATTCTTTTTTATACCTTAAGGTACAAAAGGTAACTTTTGTACCTGTTTGCCTTGCACCTAAGTGCAAGGAAAGTAAAATTCTGGAGACTAACACCTTTTCCTAAGGATCATGAGCTTGAaagcagtagaaaaaaaattgcacctCAGCCactcagcaaaataaaacaatccaATCTTCAGCTCAGAGGCTGTGGATTCTCTGAGAGCAAAAGGATATTATCATTAACAGGCACCACAAGTCAGGAAATTCTCCAAAtccttattttttctctatccttgtattttcagaaacattCTTCGGGCTGAGACAGAGAGGctgctgtcccagtgcctgcagtgggaaggaaacCTTGAGCTGGACATCCCAGAGGATGGTAAGAGTGAGCTGCAGTGGGCACCAGAAGGGTTCTGGGAGCTGAATGGGACAGAGAGAAGGACATGTATGTGCTGTttgcaaaatagcaaaaaataatCTGCAAAGCTGTGCTAGAGAAAGTTTAGAGTTGGATCTGCCTCAAGATGCAAAATCTCCTATTCCTAAAATTTGTGTAGCACTTGCAGTGATGGTGATTGATAAAGTGAACAAAGTGCACATCAAAATAGTTGTTCTATTGCCAGTCAGTATTTAAATGTAGGAACTTTAACCAagctggtttttaaaaataagattagTTTTTAATGTGGAATATGTGCCCTTATCTGGGAAAATACAGATGACTCCAGCAATGCTTATCTTTAACACTtgagagagaattttttttttttttttgtaagaagCAACTTCAGAGCATTTAATTGGGCAGGAAAGCTCCATCTGAATTGAATTGCAGGTTTGCAATAGGTGGGACAACAAATTCCAGGCTCCTCAAACACTTATTTATCCAAGAtatctgtgtttttcttcttcttgctgCCAGCTAAAGACCTGATTCGCTCCACAGTTGGTCAGACAAGGCTGCTCATAGGAGAAAGGTTCAAACAGTTTGAAGGACTGGTTGATAATTGTGAATTTAAACGAggtgaaaaagaaacaacatgTACAGACCTGGATGGATTTTGGGATATGGTTAATTTTCAGGTATGTACTTGCTTGTTAACTTAGTAGGATAAAATTGATGGAGTTATTTATGAACCaagtattgattttttttttaatattcaggttttattttttatctttaatgtaaaaaatgcaggtttttgTTTTAACACTTGGTGACAGTGAATTGTTCCAGTTGAGATACTATGAGTTATAATTAATTTACCAGTTCTGTGTTGTTTTTGGGCTGTGTGCCTTGTCTGTCTCTGGAATAATTATGTTGGGCcaaattttattctgttttggaGTGAGGATACAGTCACAATGTCTACCTCCCAGTTGTTGGAGAATCCCTGAAGCTCACCTGAAAAGTAGGGGTCCCATTCTTCAGTATGAGAATAATGCAGAAATTACAATAACTCTATTTAGGGCTCGGCTTAGGTGGTAGAAAACCTTAATCTCTTTTCCTCTGTTGATGCTTTCTTTAGTTTCACAATGAAATATAATCTGAATTACCAAAAGAGCTCTCAACAAAGGAGTTTGTaagtaattaaattaaatgcagaGATGGACTTGTTATGGTCCTAGTCACAGGTTTGGTCCTAGTCACAGATTTTGACTTCTTTGCAGAAAGTATAAAAGTTTGATCTGCTTCTTCAGAAGTATTTGAGAGCTGTTTCCTGCAGGATGGAAGACTGCTTGTTTGAATAAAGGTTATTTTACAGTGtattcttttgctttccttaaaTGTGACCAACAGATTGAAGATGTGAATAAAAAATTTGATAATTTGGTGAAGCTCCAAGGCAATGACTGGCAGCCACTTGATGTCCCAAGCAAAGCAGTTGTCAAGGTATGAATAGCCCCTAAAGCACATCTTGCATGGCTTCTTTAGATAGATTGAATATTAAGTGAAATTCCTCTCAGGgattttctcccttctccctcacCTCTCTTGTATTATTTGGTGGGTTTAGTCCCAGTTGCCTCTTTTGGCTGCTAAGATTAGAACTAAGAATTAACAATGTATTTTTGGAGTCATTGGGTTCTATGCTAGTAAGACAAAGCTCTTAAATTTAGGATGTAAACTTACTCTTCAGATGTAAAACAATTTATCTGGGCCACTGACATAACTGGGAAGTAAACCACCcaggaatttgggagtgagTGCCAGTTTGGAGCAGGGAGTGCTCCATTGTAATGGTGTCCCATTAAGCCAGCACCATGGGTGGCTTTAAACTGCTGCTTCTCTAAGCACAAATGGAACTGACACTCTCCAAAATAAGTTAGTGCTTATTGCAAAATAAGCTGTAATGTGAGTTGTTTTATCTCCTCTTTGGTTTGAAATATAGAATTGCTTCTGAATATAAATTGTATTTGCATTGCCTAAACTCTTAAGTTCCTTGAGACTGCTTAACTAATTATAAAATTGAGGTGAAGATGGATAAGAAATTCCAGGCATGGGAAAACAGAGGGAATGTGGTCTGTGGGAGCTGCCCATAAATGCCAGAACTCTTCAGGTGGtacaaaacaaaacttcccTTGGAAAACTGAATGCCACGAGAGGCTTCACTGACTGCCTGGAGTCTGTCCTGTGGTTACACTGTGTCCCTGCCACTAGGAGTCCCTGCATCCCAGTGCTTCCAAAATCTTACTGaatttatcaggaaaaaaagttaCATTGAGGATTTTTGAACTGCAgattcatttgaaaaaaaaaatattgatgcTGTTAAGGTAACTCTGTGATGACAACTGGATGGCAGCCCAAGAAGTTCTGGGGATGGGCAGAGGCCTTGATGCATAAAATTGTAGAATTGTTGAGGTTGGAAAAGTCACCAAATTtaaccattcccccagcactggcaATGCCaccaccactgtccccaagtgccacatctcaTGGCTTTtaaacccctccagggatggggactccacccttctctgggcagctgtgctaGGGCTGGACAACCCTTCCAGTGAAAATACTTCTCCTGATATCCAATCCAAACCTCCTGTGGTACAAATTCATCCaattcctctgctcctgtccctgggagcagagcctgaatcccccctggctgtcccctcctggcaggagctgtgcagagccacaaggtcccctctgagcctccttttgctccttgctgtgtctgtggcagcagcccctgtgcagaGGCTCATGTGCAGTTGCTCCTGTGCAGAATTGCAGGTGTGAGCCAGGTTTCTGTCGTTGCAGAAGAAGGCAGTGCCAGGTGCGGTGCCCAAGGCCAAGCTGgaagctgctgccagagctgctgcccggAGCCGCCTGGCCTCTGTCAAAGCAGCCATGAGGGACAGGATGAAGCAGGGGGGAGATGCTGAGAAGCTGCCAGAGACAGAAAAAGTGGTTTTTGAAGCAGGATTTTTCAGGATTGAAAGCCCTGTGAAAAACTTTTCAGGTAGGTGACAGTTAATTGTGATTTTTGTCATCTGAAAGGACCAAAGAGTTGAATCCATTTCACTGGGGAGAGGAATTGTGCTGTTTGTTCTGGCTGCAACTCCAGGACTGGACACACTGTTTCACCCAGTGCCTGATTACATCAGGGCTCCAAAGTGAACTGGGGTACATGAATGTGCTGATTTGAGTGGTTATGGCAGCATGAAATCCCTGCTTAGGCAGAGGTGAAATAGCTGGTTCATGTTTTCCCAGCATaaatttaataatgaaattcTAATCTGAGCATGCCCAGATTCAGCTGATGAACCTCTTCAGCAAAGTCAATGCCAGCTCACATGCTCTAACTGCAGGACAGGaattgggatttttattttttaattaaacctCTTGCAGCGCTGTCTTCAAATCTGCAAATAAAGTCCACTCATAATCTGTGCTCATGGTTAACAAGATTGTAACATAATCCAGTTTGCTGTAAAAGCTGTTTAATAGTTCAGGTTTTTTAACAGGTGCTCAAAATAGAACTTCATTTCCAGCATTATATCTTATTGACACCTATATGCAGCCAGTATTTCCAGTACTTCTGTTTCTCTCACATTTCTAGTacataatttgattttaaattcccttttttgGGTGCAGATCTCTCTTCTCATGACAAAActaacaatttttttcatgtgcCCTTTTCTAAGTAGGGGGGAACTTCTGAAAAGCTTTGAGCAACACTGGATTTAAGCCAACTCCAGCAGAGACTCTGTTCTAAGCATCAGTTCTGAATCTGTGTCTTTTAAACTCTATTAAAATGGCCTGATTTGAGAGATGGAAGTTAAGAATTTCAATTTCTCTTTGCAAGTGTATGTAAGATTTCCATCTAATATTTGTATAAGATGATTCAGCAAGCAAAAAACAATTGTGTCTCTGGTTAGAATTGTAATGTGATCAGTTCATTTCAGTTTTTGGAAACTGCTGTAGGAATGAAATATGTATgaaatatttatacatttccCAGGTTTGCTTCCAAGGACCCCTGGAAAACGGGCAAATCAAAGATCATCCATCAGATCTCtgctttcttctcctctctgtaAGCCTGAGGATGCACCTGCAAAACAAACCCCATCAGCCCTCAACCTCCACCCAGCCCAGAGTCTGAAAATGGACCAACTTCCCACTGAGCAAACTCCCCCCCTGGATAAACTCCCTGAAAGTCTTGAACAAAGGTAGGAATGTTAAAGCAGCTTTTAATTAACCTTGTACAAATCATTTTAGAGCTGGAACTGAAAGACATGATGTTAAAACCCATTAAATGTTACCTTTCCATTTGGCAGTGATAAAGTTTGCAAAGTGCTTGTGACTTTTCCTTCCCTTAAGCAAATATTAAAGAGCTTTGCCCAAATGTAATTTTGCTGCTGGGGCAGAAGTTTGTTTGCCCAGGAAATTTGAGTTTGATGTAGCTCAGCAGTGCCAACCAAGGCAGCAAAACTGCAGAACAAATTGTAACATTAGTTGGACAAGTCAG
Proteins encoded:
- the DLGAP5 gene encoding disks large-associated protein 5, with product MAATSQFASRYKKDLSTEALRTKLARRKSILQKENRHKLFEKGRQLGLADVNVQLPKDRGISELKETRDLCSQESSNGKQRVAPSAGTRRMNERREMLQRYKEEKELRKLQEQRERAKKGVFKVGLYRPAAPGFLAAEEPAVAKPREKAAPAFSGRITRSKAKLQEGKTMIPTAPKSSTVSAHGQSVHSTQAGHKQMSAAKVAEKEKVLQPAAQPAPSVRVTRAAAAAARQVLKPTAAAAGNQSQRKAANTTGKQKKAVKPEPIKIISSEHEVETNAGVEPELKSSVADSKHSMPVELQQEQTSVENTNFSPRRPRTRSFAPQNFVFQPLSGLATYTVTPMSPSRANAFLTPSAVWNFSKSPIKIFEKSSETKAQKSNLKSQPSPSVKGIQEQQMSTSLEGGAGESEERTSTQRSNSTTPVSTALAVKSDDTREQEHDVPYFRNILRAETERLLSQCLQWEGNLELDIPEDAKDLIRSTVGQTRLLIGERFKQFEGLVDNCEFKRGEKETTCTDLDGFWDMVNFQIEDVNKKFDNLVKLQGNDWQPLDVPSKAVVKKKAVPGAVPKAKLEAAARAAARSRLASVKAAMRDRMKQGGDAEKLPETEKVVFEAGFFRIESPVKNFSGLLPRTPGKRANQRSSIRSLLSSPLCKPEDAPAKQTPSALNLHPAQSLKMDQLPTEQTPPLDKLPESLEQSISVAAEEMCLAAGTAEGNKVLGDSSSESKAVDGMEEMELSAAEQGQDITMCSPEKETNPAQSGEPQIHQPDVSCSDLTLIDRNPFDMPVLDAQLPFTPVKTKAQKFAAAEVFSDLIVFSPIGPSGDQ